agttgagaaaataattATGTAAGTTTCTTGGAGACGGGAATGGGGTGGGGGATTTTCACGTTTTACCCTAatcattaattacttattcttcaaataatttttcaaaatcgaAAACTATTCATCAATTAATATACATGTTGTATTAAAACACTCATATTAATCAATATACTTTAAGAGGCGCGCAAAATATAaagtgaataaataaaattgaaccGAGGAAATACAATTtatgaaaaaagtaaataagCACCTAACAATTGAAATGTTAATGTAATCATAAGCTTATAATAATTTACtgaaaaaataacttaattgtAATGTCAATGATTATTGCTGGAAATACTAGCAAAATATCTAATGAactatacattttttttatttatctttttgtaTTTTGCCCCGAATCACATTAAGATAAAGTGGTATCACTTTCTATCATTAAAACTATAATTTGACATCTCAACCAATTGCTTGATGtgttgcttttatattttaatttttaaaaattatgtcatATCAATCTAAATATTGTTAGATATACCAATAAAATCCCATCTTGATagccccaaaaaataaaatagaaagcTACTTCAAAAATGTAGAGATATGATTAATAGGGTGGAAACAATATAGGTTGAATCAAGAGGAATTTTcgcatataaaaaaaaaaagggcagcccggtgcactaaagctcccgctatgcgcggggtccggggaagggcctgaccacaagaggaattttcgcatatagcgactcaaaaatatcttaattatgctccatagctatagtttgttaattacaattcgtagctatagttatagcagcgtttgtataattcgcacaacatttgtatacgtttgtataattcgctatacaattcaaaatttttgtataatgtttgtttatttcactatacaattcatgcacaccgtttgtataattcgctatacaatttgtagtgtttgtatatttcgctatacaattcgattcgcgcataacgtttgtataaatcgcgcgaattatacaaaactcaactttATAATTgtacgaattatacaaaacttaaATTATAATCACAGGTAGATGTTTGCCGCgaatcataattaatttaaactatAATTATGTtggctaattaactagtatatatttgcttatctgcgtaatttttcctaaaattttTGAATATGCAACAAAGTCTCTAGTAACAGCGCATGAATATGGCCCAAAATGTTTATCACAtgactatattaaaaatatatttttattatattaaccCAACAAATATCAGAAGCAATCCTATATGCATTTTACTCTTAATAATCATAGCCGTTGAAGAGTCCCATattgaatgaaaaaaatattgaattagaTTGaagatttaatttgcataaatGGCTTTAAAATAAggatgatttttaattttttgccACTCAAAAATcactgatttttatttttatcctttagagttttaaataacaaaaaaatagccaaaaatgctcctaacaaggacaaactaataaaaataataattgcagGACCTAAGTtcaattaaagttatgtcaTATGCATAAATTGTATCTCAGAGCATAAATTTTGTAAGGataaactaatttaaaaaattgcaAGACCTAAGTtcaattaaagttatgtcaTATGCATAAGTTGTACCTCAGAGCATAAGTTTAGTGCCACAAGATATGTCTTTAGGCAAAAGAAATTATGCTCAAGGCATTAGTACGGTGAGAAAGTTATGCTTGAATGCCAAAGAATTCAAGCTCAAAGCATAAATCCAACGCAAAAATTTAGTGGCCCATGTTATACCTCAATACATATATTCAGTGACACaagttatgccaaaaatataaGTTTAGTGGCACAAGTTATGCCATTGGACATCAATTCAATGACAAAAGTTCTCTAAAAGTATTCCATGCAAATCAGATATTAAAAGAATTATACCCAAGGCAAACCTTCTATAAAAAATTTTGCCCGGTGAAATTAGTTATGCCTAACGAATTTATGTCATAAAAATAAGTACTAgggtcaaaaataaaaataaaatcacgaaTTTAATgagcaaaattaaaaaatcaccCAAAATAGAGACGGTTGGAGCAAAAAAACTTGTTTACCAAGTaataaaatgatgaagaaaGGTGTGTAAAAATGATATACCACATTGGATTGGGGACAGAGGAAGCATATAACAGAAGGAGCCACTTTTGACACAACACAATTATCAACAAGTTGTGCTTAAGGAATATTTTTGTTACGTTACTCCGATCCATTATTTTTCAGTAGACAGACAAAAAATTAAAGCTAGTGACATGTCAATGATTGGACCATATATACAaagtagaaattatttttcatggcTAAAGAAACAAAGGGAATAATAATTGGATCTTTTCTCATGAAACATACATGTCTACCTTCACACATCATTTAAGACAATATGACTTTAATTTCTTAACAATTCATCAAACATAATGAATACAGCCCACACTTTTGAGTAGCACAAAGAATGAAGGTACTCCTTTATTCTTTACATTAACATTGGGCTCACACCACAGCTCACTAGTGGACGTACACCTTAATTTCTCCAACATTTTGCCAGCTACAGCTCCAGCACCAAGtctatacatattatgacaaaaCATGCAGTGAGATAATTGACAACACAAGAGATTGAATGTAATTAATTAACTAATGTTGTTTTACTTACAATCACTGTCTGTTTTAATCCAGTGCTCTCTGTTTATTACTACCTTCTTTGGAGAAAATTTTGTGTTCACTTCACTAATTGCTCCTAGATTACCAGCCTTGCAGAAAACAATGTTGCTAGTCTCATTATCTTCTAGATTGTTCTCATTCACAGGATGAACTTTTCTGTGGAACATTTTAAGGACCTATATAAAACATCAAAAGTTAATTAGTTCCTCATTCATAGAAGTGGATcccaaatttatatttatggcTTATGTGTTAGAGTCTCACATTGGTTAGCAAATGGATTGATGATATGTTTATATGGACTTGGACAATCCTCTTCTTTTGAGCTAGTTTTTCTGTCATGTAATTACATTCTGAACcacaattattttttacttgtcttttgaaaaattatttatacatattaattAAGTTCTTTGTACAAATACATGTATGTAGAGATCTCTTGTCAAAATTTTGTTCATAGGTAACATTTAGTGCAATTCTACTGTTAAGATGTTCAAgctgagatttttttttttaggaaaaactAACATAAAATTAGTAATTACCTGAGGTAGTTTCTTCTTGCTTGAAACAGATCCAGTGATATTTCCTTTAGAAGAACCTGTAGTAGAGCTCTTTGATTTGGGCTGGAGGCTCTGCAATATCTTTTTCATTAAATGAGCTGCATGTTTTTTCTTGCCttgtttcttctcttttccttcATGACCTTGTtcaaatttgtttttcttcttaaaCAACTCTTCTAGGAATCCTTTTTGTTGCTTTAGCTTTACCTGTACGTTGAGAatataataaagtaaataaaaatgtttcttatttattgagaattcaaactCAAAGTTTCACTGCTACTCATTATCTAAAAGACCTTGCACAGGTTTGAACCGTGACgacataattaaataaataatcagTTTCCGATAGTCACACAATTCAACATTTACCTCGGACTGTATCTCTTGCAGTTCAACTGAAGATCCCAAGAGATATTTCTGGAGTGGACATTCTTCCATGTTGCCAGTGGCTCCTGTTTCAATGTGTTTGTGGTCACTGAGGGCAATGGTTCTTTCTGATGGCTGATAAGCAACTTCTTCATTCACTTTCACTTCAAGAAACTTCTCAAGCTCATCATTTATGAACTTTAGTTCTTTCTCTGTTATGCAGCTGTCTGTTTCAACATGCTCAAAGGGCATAGGAAACGTTGGCGTTGGAGGGTCAGTATTAGTTGTCTGATAATTACCCAGAGTACCAATTGCCAAGAAGCCAGGGAAGAATTCATCAAATTGTTCTTCTTGAAACACCTTTTCTGCTCCATTGCTTTTAAATTCCTTGTGAGCTGAGAAAGTTGTAGCGGAATTTCCTGAAAGTGGCCAGAGTGTTAGAAGCGGCTCATCCGTGTAGCCTTAAAACTACGGGTTCATGTGAACACAATAGCTTTTGTCCAAATTTTATAATTGTATAAAGAAATCTTTTAATTGTCAACTCAATTATCattgagtatatatatatatattaacttgAGATCGCAATAAGAacccataaatttcaaatctcGAATCGTTATCAGCTATTGTGGGGGTAATTAAAACCAACTTCAAACAAAGCAAACAGAGGAAATTCAGAAGACCAGACAAGAGTAAATTACCTACTATGGTAGTATTGTTTGCTGGCTCATTCCCTTTTTGTTTTAGTTTAGAGTGCATCCAACCTAGTAACTGCAAAGAAGGATGAACTTAGAAATAtgagtcaaaaaaaaaatcaactctgGAGAACTTCAAATAGTAAATTAAAGTCTCGAAATAATTGGACTATAACCTTCATGTCGAACTATCTGGAGGAGAGATGTTTGAGTTAAGTTATGAAAGAAGAGAGATTTTTGTGGAGAAATTTGTACTTGTAAAAGAAGGTTTTAATAGTAGAGATAACAATATGAGATGGTAGTTGGAGTCAGAGATGATCAAAAGGAGAAATGAGCAGTTTGATCACTATCTTTCCTGAATAGGAAGCTGGCATGAGTAGAGAATGCATAGAGAAAATTACAAGACAAAAGGTTGGCATTTTGTGTAAAGATTGTAGTGAGCAGAACAAATTGAGAAGTTGGATTCCAGACCCACAAATTGTAGATGTTACATTGTGACATGGGCACACGTGTTTGCAAGTATGCTTTTATATAGACTCATGAATACTGTGTCTATCCTTTTGGTCTGGATTTTGATAATGAACGGACATTATATGTTGATTGGAATacttttttttgataatgaaCTGACAATATATGTTGATTCGAATGCTTTTAGGGCACGTTATTCTACATTTTTCGAATGCAGAAAATGGCATCACCTTAATCATGTAGAAAATACTAGAAGAGGATCTAGCCACGATAAAGACATACCAGGTACGAGATAGAGATACGTGGCTGTCATATCGTGAATAGTCTTCAAAAGATTGCTTTCGATCATAggttttcttgttttttttaatataaaccATGTTGCATGTTTTTTATCACCAATTATGTAATGTTCTGGTGGTAACTAAGATGCCGTTGAGTCATATCTCTGCTGCACTGCTTACCCTGACgatttgatagcattattagAATTGCTTTAACTGGAAATACTGATTAATGATTGGAGTACATAACTGATTTGCTGCTAGATTACACTTGATATGGAGAATTTATTGGTGCTAGCTAGATTACTCTTGATACGGATAGGTGAATGGTGTTGGATGTACCAACAAAGTCTCACATTTAAAGTTGATTAGAGAAAAAAACATTGACTGTTGTTAGTGTAATGTAACcacaaatataataaattatagttgaaaataaataaataaaatgaataaaaaaatatattcacaaTAGGCATGGATATCTccttaaggagattcaagcccactgcagcaTACGATTCAGCAATATATCTCTTAACTTGTCCCCTCCAGAATACAACAACCCAAACAATGTGTATGACTCAAACAACTCCGGATTAGTTGAAGAGTCCAAAGTTTCTCAAAAAAACACTTTTCTTCAACATATAATTGCTCTCTTTTGTATAGTGAATTAGCTGAAGCCTTATCAATTATCTCTTTCATTACACTAAcctcaatatatataaacaCAATATAACACTCTTCATCTTTTTTCACCCTATGTTTTTCTCTTGTTCCCTAAACAAAGTAAGACCAATTGAGGAATTCTTCATTGCAATGAATAGGAGATAATGGATAGTAAATTGGGTAAATGAATGGCCCAATGGTTACATAAGTTACAAAGTATAAAGAGGTAGAATAATGGTGAATTAAGAAATAAAGGTCACAAGAGTTACTCACAGCTAATGACCACATTCTATCACTAACTCATATGAGTAATGAGGCATAAATTGCCACTACTCACTCACGTAATAAAGCAGCAAATGAGATGCAGCAATAGAGTTGATGTATGAACCACTTAATCATATTAAAATGTTCAAATCACCAACAAATACGGAGAGAGACGTAGATGAAGGGTCAGGGATGATTCGAGTCTCACCCATTTAAAATAAAGTTGTGTCTTTGATATCAGCTATAACTTTTtgaatgatgataataatgtgATTCTAATTACAAGGGATATCAATGTCAACGTTGTGAATTCGACTCCAGAAACATGTTGCTTTTGGGGAATTGCTGGCCAGTAATGCGAATATCCTACCTATGTCGAGGCCCGAGTAATAGGTGAGAGATGGCCGGGGATAGAGTCATGTTTGGACATGATGCTTATTTAATGAGCTTTGTCAAGACATAAAACTGCATCTTTGTTGTTCACTATAACTTCGGGTTGATTATACTTTTAAGAACTTGATcctaacaaaaaataaatgctTTGATACTTTTAACCATGTGAATGATTTTGAGAATTCGTAGGAGTTTGTTTTGAAGCGAACAATATCATGCTAATTTAAGattgataattttaataaaacaaTGGGCACAACTATATTGGTTGTCAAGACAAGTGGGAAAAGCAATTGCTTCTAATTTGGGAAGAATTGAAAACCGTGTTCTACAAATAGACGTGGCGTTATCAATAATTGTATATTATAACCATAGAAATGGTGAGACAGGTTTGGACCAAAACAGCGGCCAAGGTAGTAGATGGGACGCTTGAGACAACAGAGGACCTAGTAGGGGAGACGGATTCTCATTTTCAGCTAAATTACGTCCTGCTACAAGACATGCCTATGCCCTTTTTAGTCATACCAAGGAAAGAGAGCTCTGCGCATCACAACAAACggagtagtataaatatataatctagAAAAATAGCTAAATACTTGAGGGGTGGTGGGGAGAGATGCGGTTTTGGGATACCGGCGAGTGGACAATGAATTTGGAAGTCATGAACTTGTTTACCTGCTTTTATTAGGGAGGTCGTgactttttctcatttttaaggaaattattttttaaaagaaaaaaatttagaaaaattgaATAACAATTTCATCCTCACCAATCAGACCCAAAGTATATGCAAAATTTCTTATAATGGGAACAAAAATACTGCTAACTCATGTTCAAGGGAAGTAAGAAAGACACAACGTATGATATGTTGGTTGGAATACAACTGACTCCATTGATGATAGACAAAATGAAGAGGGAGTTGTTCCACGAGGGTTACATTTCATCCACATCTAGCTAGTCCAACTAACCTCAAGAAATAGTACTAGAATATTTCTTCTGTTCTCTTTTCCTGATGCAATCTTGATTGTGGAATAATACTCTTCCATCTCACTTTAATTTATTGACAAATTTAACTCAAAGGAGACAATAATATACTAGGTTGGGCTATTACAAATGGTATTAAAGTTACTTTGTATGCTTATCTTGGGCGTCGATGATGGGTTAAACTCCACCATTCAACTGGTTTACGTAAATTTCATGTCGACAAAACACGAGAGCAatactttatatataatatataatataaatataaaaaaaaagtcttAAATTTTAGTGACATATTTTAAAGTAGTGTGAATTAAATGTAAATTCAACAAACAACATGCATCGCTATTTATATGTTGAATTGttatatatttgaatttgaGTAGGATCACAAATGATAAGAGTAAgtgtttaattttgttttttatatttaattaaattaagagAAGGGGTATATGATGAGCTCGGCCATTCCCAAGACTCATGAAGTTATTTCATACATACAGGATCAAGAGGACCTAAAGTTGTATCAGAGTGCTAAACACTTATCTGcattgaatatttatatcaaattcaTTACATCGTATCATAGTTAAATGATTTACTTTAAGTATATTCATCAACTATGAGTAAGTGATAATTATATATGTTTAAACATATATTATGCATAGAttgatttgatatatatatcCAAGGCACATAAAATTTCGATTCAGGTATAAAAATGatatctcttcttttttttgaaattgttttcttattaatttgtttaaaatatcacgatatttttcttcataggtaaaaaataatttatctttaATCATCCAATTTGAATAAtgttttaatattcattgaaatTTCGCTGACATGTATATGatcacaaataataaaattttcatacccATTCACATTATTAGGAGTGTATGTTTAAGCATGGACTAATTAACTCcaatctctttctctctctagcTCCCTAACTAGCcccacctagaaaaggaaaaaaagcaacttacctcttcttttcttttcttgttaatGCAAACATTGGAAATAGTATATTGATTGGGCATTAGTTAGTGAACAATAATTGTACTTAATTATTTTGACTAATACTTGATTAGAAATCTAACCAACCATATCACTTTACTAAGACATCATTGGTTATACTTACAAGGATCGGATATGcatatatttttatcaattaTTGGTATTGGAGTGGATCGAGAAGCAACGTAAATTTCATCCTATAATGCTTAGTAACATGAAAGACTATGTGAAGTCattaatacaaaatataaatataaaagagaaatttattttcttgttgaaaaacaacttaaatataATTAGTTTTTGAAAGGATGAACAATTGATTACTTATATATTTTCCCCATGATTTTGGGAGCATTGGGCTATTGAAGTGATCCATGCTGTTAAAAGTATCAACAAACCCCAAATAATTCGGCGTGTAGGGGTACCCATTCCACTTCTCTGAAGACGTGACTGTGGGCCGTTACGCCCTAATGCACTATGCTGTCTGATTTTCCCCAAGGCCTAACTTGCAATTGCCAACAACATGGAACTTGATCAGCACTATGTGAACTCCACAAATATTTGTCCTGTTTTTTCGTTGAGAAGACCCATAATTTTCGTTGATGCTGCTCCATATTGAATCTGAATCATCATGTTACTCTTTCGGTCTGTTTTCAttgaactattttttaaaaaaatattatctaaatTCATCATTGTTTAGTTGTTCAATCAAAACAGGTCCTAATTTGAGTATATAGATGAAATATACTAATAAATTTAACGAATATGGGAGGGGTTCAACATATTtgttttaaatgagttttagTGTTTGAATGGAACTCCATAGATTACAAGGACCACGCCATTCCACAATGATAttacaacatatccagtgaaattccacaagtcGAATTTGAAAAGAGTAGAATttacgcaaaccttaccactatctcatggagatagagaaaCCGTTTCCATAGGGatattatgatataaaaatataaacttattctctatgaaaagttatttattatttcaataGAGAAGTATTTTCTGTCTTTGGTTTCTATTATAGTAAATTAAGGCCTAGAGAGAAACACATCTCGTATATTTGTACAACAAGGTAGGAAAATTCAGGGAATCCAAATCTTACTATGAAAATGCAGTTCGAATTCATACTAAGATCGTCCATGTAAGCCATCCAGAAGAAATTGCAAGTGGTCTCGTCGATATATCTGTGATCTATGAGTCAATCAAGGAATTTGATCAGGCGCTCAAGATGCTTCAGAACGCCATAAAAGAGTATGGAAATGCACCAGGACAACAGAGCACTGTTGCAGAAATTGAAGCCCATATTGGGCTCTTGTACTATATTTTGGGGGAGTCTATGGACTAGTATGATTACCTGAAAAGTGTAGTATAGAAATTCAGGGAAATTGGAGAGAAGTCTGCAATTTTTGGTATTTCTTTAAACCAAATGGGACTTGCTTATGTACAACTTAATGCAATTAATGAGGTCGCGAACTTATTTGAAGAAGCaaggataattttagagactAAGGGGTCATTTGACAGGGAGTATTAGGAAAAATAGTCCATGTATTATGTATGATTAGTGGTGGCAAATGGACGGGTTGGATCAAATTTGGGCTGGTTGAAAATAGGTCGACATAAAACGGGTAATAATTCAACTCacccatattttatattttacgaCGGATTCGAAACCTGATCTCGATACATGATTTGGGACTTGACCTCAACTTTTGATCTGTGACCTACTTTCGAATTGGGAAACAACTTCAACATCCGATATTGGACCCAACTTTCAAACTGGGATCCGACTCTAACGCCCTAC
The sequence above is a segment of the Solanum dulcamara chromosome 11, daSolDulc1.2, whole genome shotgun sequence genome. Coding sequences within it:
- the LOC129873587 gene encoding protein LAZY 1-like, which codes for MKLLGWMHSKLKQKGNEPANNTTIVGNSATTFSAHKEFKSNGAEKVFQEEQFDEFFPGFLAIGTLGNYQTTNTDPPTPTFPMPFEHVETDSCITEKELKFINDELEKFLEVKVNEEVAYQPSERTIALSDHKHIETGATGNMEECPLQKYLLGSSVELQEIQSEVKLKQQKGFLEELFKKKNKFEQGHEGKEKKQGKKKHAAHLMKKILQSLQPKSKSSTTGSSKGNITGSVSSKKKLPQVLKMFHRKVHPVNENNLEDNETSNIVFCKAGNLGAISEVNTKFSPKKVVINREHWIKTDSDYLVLEL